A DNA window from Carassius gibelio isolate Cgi1373 ecotype wild population from Czech Republic chromosome A6, carGib1.2-hapl.c, whole genome shotgun sequence contains the following coding sequences:
- the LOC128015152 gene encoding serine protease 27-like, with translation MWRLTCITMILLICAKGSLSQFIVCGQAPLNTRIVGGVNAPEGSWPWQVSLQHSGYHFCGGSLINNEWVLTAAHCLPGVSTSSLLVYLGRRTQQGVNANEISRTVRTIIVHPSYNSNTNDNDIALLRLSSTVTFNNYIRPVCLAAQNSVFPSGTSSWITGWGDTQSGVNLPSPGILQETMIPVVDNVQCNNLMGSGSVTSNMMCAGLIQGGKDTCQGDSGGPMVSKQCTVWVQSGITSWGYGCARPNSPGVYTSVSRYQSWITNNLGQNLPGFVTFSASNSCSGSLTSTSCSGRCNEKYNSNFRCNCNTNCILNCCKDYRQLCTL, from the exons ATGTGGAGATTAACGTGCATCACAATGATCCTGCTCATATGTGCCAAAG GTTCACTTTCTCAGTTTATTG TTTGTGGACAAGCTCCTCTAAACACCCGTATTGTTGGTGGTGTGAACGCACCTGAAGGGTCTTGGCCGTGGCAGGTCAGTCTGCAGCATTCTGGATATCACTTTTGCGGAGGCTCTCTCATCAACAACGAATGGGTGCTGACAGCAGCTCACTGTTTACCTGG TGTCAGCACATCCAGTCTGCTTGTGTATTTGGGAAGGAGGACACAGCAGGGAGTCAATGCCAATGAGATCAGCAGAACCGTGAGAACGATAATCGTTCACCCCTCTTATAACAGCAACACAAACGACAATGACATCGCTCTGCTCCGgctgtcctccacagtcacctTTAATAACTACATTAGACCCGTGTGTCTGGCGGCCCAGAACAGCGTCTTCCCTTCTGGCACCAGCAGCTGGATCACAGGCTGGGGAGATACTCAATCTGGAG TGAACCTACCTTCTCCTGGGATTCTGCAGGAGACTATGATTCCAGTGGTGGACAATGTTCAATGTAATAATCTGATGGGTTCTGGATCTGTTACTAGCAACATGATGTGTGCTGGTTTAATACAGGGAGGCAAAGACACCTGCCAG GGGGATTCTGGTGGTCCGATGGTGAGTAAGCAGTGTACAGTGTGGGTTCAGTCTGGGATCACCAGCTGGGGTTACGGCTGTGCCAGGCCCAACTCTCCTGGAGTTTACACCAGTGTGTCTCGATATCAGAGTTGGATCACAAACAACCTGGGACAAAACCTGCCGGGATTTGTCACCTTCAGTGCCTCAAACTCATGCTCCGGCAGCCTAA CCTCAACCTCCTGTAGCGGGAGATGTAACGAGAAGTACAACAGTAACTTCCGCTGCAACTGCAATACTAACTGCATTTTAAACTGCTGCAAAGATTATAGACAGCTTTGTACCT TGTGA
- the LOC128015727 gene encoding G-protein coupled receptor 84-like: protein MDATAVVRMWNSTDPLKNYSFSCASPTVEGYRYFGVLLGSGVTLVGTIGNIMTVLAFATDASLRTRFNVLIVNLALADLLYCMMLQPVIVDSYLHLHWRGGATWCRMFGFLLFLSYSVSIITLCLIAMSRYLIVAHRTSHCARLILSRRGVAVLLISSWLLGIASFAPLWPIYVFAPQVCTCSFHRSKGRPYTTVLLYLYFFLGLGCVGLFYLLIYHKVCLAAKAFLKYRLSHRSSKRKWAEAEVAIDDSGISDGASTTLSCEISNDEAGVEQNRNKAEEKSEGQTTTKEPKNSIQDAPKDIEMSSKPSMVTIKTTPAAGSREDSEFKRVTRMCFTVFLCFVVCFAPFLLLNVADNANRAPQVIHMFCSNLAWLNSCINPLLYAVMNRQFKQAYKDLMVKALHPLTWIWRTHGFRTI from the exons ATGGATGCCACAGCTGTTGTAAG GATGTGGAACAGCACTGATCCTTTGAAAAATTATAGCTTTTCTTGTGCATCCCCAACTGTAGAGGGCTACCGTTATTTTGGCGTCCTCTTGGGATCGGGTGTGACATTAGTAGGAACCATAGGGAATATTATGACGGTCCTCGCCTTTGCCACTGATGCCAGCCTGAGGACACGTTTCAATGTTCTCATAGTTAACCTTGCCCTCGCTGACCTTCTTTACTGCATGATGCTCCAACCGGTCATTGTTGACTCATACCTGCACTTGCACTGGAGAGGCGGAGCCACGTGGTGTCGGATGTTTGGATTTCTTCTGTTCCTGTCCTACAGCGTGTCCATTATAACATTATGCCTCATCGCTATGAGCCGTTACTTGATTGTTGCGCATCGCACTTCTCACTGTGCCCGTCTGATCCTGTCCCGCCGTGGAGTGGCAGTGCTCCTCATCTCATCCTGGCTACTGGGTATAGCCAGTTTCGCCCCACTTTGGCCCATCTATGTGTTTGCCCCGCAAGTGTGCACCTGCAGTTTTCACCGCAGTAAAGGGCGGCCTTACACCACCGTGCTGCTTTACCTGTACTTCTTCTTGGGCTTGGGTTGTGTGGGCCTTTTCTACTTACTCATCTACCATAAGGTGTGTTTAGCTGCCAAGGCTTTTCTGAAGTACAGGCTCAGTCATCGCTCATCAAAACGCAAGTGGGCCGAAGCTGAAGTGGCGATTGATGACAGCGGAATCAGTGATGGAGCTTCAACAACTCTAAGCTGTGAGATCAGTAATGATGAAGCAGGAGTGGAGCAGAATAGGAACAAAGCAGAGGAGAAATCTGAGGGCCAAACAACTACAAAAGAACCAAAAAACTCCATTCAAGATGCCCCAAAAGACATAGAAATGTCTTCTAAACCATCTATGGTAACAATCAAGACCACTCCAGCTGCCGGCTCAAGAGAGGACAGTGAATTTAAGCGTGTAACTCGAATGTGCTTTACAGTTTTCTTGTGTTTTGTAGTTTGCTTTGCACCATTTTTGTTGCTGAATGTTGCTGATAATGCAAACCGTGCACCACAGGTCATTCATATGTTCTGTTCAAACCTTGCTTGGTTAAATAGTTGCATTAACCCTTTGCTGTATGCAGTCATGAACCGGCAGTTTAAACAGGCCTACAAAGACCTAATGGTCAAAGCTCTCCATCCATTAACCTGGATATGGAGAACCCATGGGTTCAGAACAATTTAA
- the LOC128015726 gene encoding signal transducer and activator of transcription 1-alpha/beta isoform X1 → MTQWERLQQLDTVYSQRAFDLYNGDEFPMDVRHYLAHWIEGQDWERASRDSSQAAFLFQVLLENLDNQFSRFAHERESFLLQRNFRRYKQNFQKYQEEPYTLATIINWFLVKEKGILNDAELAQQVQMLQVQPAAMELESQRQVENRLKDLKTKVEVMEHSVRCLEEQQDEFDFKYQTHLMDFCTEEEKKKQLEGLQKMLNTLDNCRRNFLSDISAMLDAADVLRSAIIDEELVEWKRRQQKSCIGAPENTSLEHLEKWFTQIIECMFQLQMFLQKLDELVGKMTYENDPIPVRKPPLKSRLETLLTQLIKSSFVVENQPSMPQGRGLLLLRTNVQFSVKVRLLYKVPELNHVMKVSVSVNNATSQLKGFRKFNVLGTLSKALNMAESMNGGMVADFRHLSLKDQKVGGGGKGINDLSLSVTEELHRITLQTQFDYQGLSVPLEISSLPVVVISNSSQQQSAWASVLWFNMLCPDPENVKFFESSPAATWPQFGEMLNWQFLSCGKRGLDNDQLETLAIKLFGKQQSYENCTISWTKFSKENLPDTNFTLWVWLDGILNLVKLYLSDLWSDGSIMGFVSKGKERLLLKKKQNGTFLLRFSESIKDGGITFSWVQYANDGSSSVQTVKPFTSTDLKQIALPDILCNFRIMEAENIPVNPLCYLYPNTPKDQAFGKYYSEKTEEENPYLKYLKTKLVFVTNENGCSGIREGPESDLCTQDRDPPSSSDAGDDDVLLKGSEKSPMISSSTTDADFLNSILDIDGESSFPNTFPVTSPHISPSCLQQNFPESVEDDLGEAPSTDTDVNNTLQEILNDINLNLLHPWS, encoded by the exons ATGACACAGTGGGAGCGATTGCAGCAGCTGGATACAGTGTATTCACAGAGGGCTTTTGATCTGTACAATGGAGATGAATTCCCAATGGATGTGAGACATTACTTGGCACACTGGATCGAGGGCCAGGACTG GGAACGTGCTTCTCGGGACTCTTCCCAAGCTGCATTCCTGTTTCAGGTGCTTTTAGAGAATCTGGACAACCAGTTCAGTCGTtttgcgcacgagagagagagttTTCTACTGCAGCGTAATTTCAGACGCTACAAACAAAACTTTCAG AAATACCAAGAGGAACCCTATACTCTTGCTACTATTATCAACTGGTTCCTGGTGAAGGAGAAAGGGATCTTGAATGATGCAGAGCTTGCACAGCAA GTGCAGATGTTGCAGGTTCAGCCAGCTGCAATGGAGTTGGAGAGCCAGAGACAAGTAGAAAATAGGTTAAAAGACCTTAAGACCAAAGTagag GTGATGGAGCACAGCGTAAGGTGTCTGGAGGAGCAGCAGGATGAGTTTGATTTTAAATATCAGACGCACCTAATGGACT TTTGCActgaagaagagaagaaaaagcaaTTAGAAGGGCTTCAGAAGATGCTCAATACACTTGATAACTGCAGAAGG AACTTCCTGTCTGATATCTCGGCTATGTTGGACGCTGCTGATGTTCTACGCTCAGCAATCATAGATGAGGAACTGGTGGAGTGGAAGCGGAGACAACAGAAGTCCTGCATTGGTGCTCCTGAAAATACAAGTCTGGAACACTTAGAGAAATG GTTCACTCAAATTATAGAGTGCATGTTCCAGCTGCAGATGTTCTTACAGAAGCTTGATGAGCTGGTAGGGAAGATGACCTACGAAAATGACCCCATCCCGGTCCGAAAACCCCCTTTAAAGAGTAGATTGGAGACACTATTGACCCAACTAATAAAGAG ctCATTTGTTGTAGAGAATCAGCCATCCATGCCGCAAGGTCGAGGCCTCCTGTTGCTGCGCACAAATGTTCAGTTCTCAGTCAAAGTCAG ATTGTTATATAAAGTTCCTGAACTCAACCATGTTATGAAGGTGTCTGTTTCTGTTAACAA tgcaacTTCACAACTGAAAGG GTTTCGGAAATTTAATGTGCTGGGTACCTTGAGTAAAGCCCTTAACATGGCTGAGAGTATGAATGGGGGCATGGTTGCTGATTTCAGACATTTG AGTTTAAAAGACCAGAAAGTTGGTGGTGGAGGAAAAGGAATCAATGAT CTCTCATTGAGTGTTACTGAAGAGCTGCACAGAATAACTCTTCAGACCCAGTTTGATTATCAAGGCCTGTCTGTCCCTTTGGAG ATCTCTTCTCTTCCTGTTGTGGTGATTTCAAACTCCAGTCAGCAGCAGAGCGCTTGGGCGTCTGTTCTGTGGTTCAACATGCTCTGCCCAGATCCCGAG AACGTCAAGTTCTTTGAAAGCTCTCCTGCAGCCACTTGGCCACAGTTTGGGGAAATGCTAAATTGGCAGTTTCTCTCCTGTGGGAAACGTGGTCTAGACAATGACCAGTTGGAGACCCTTGCCATCAAGCTCTTTG GTAAACAACAAAGCTATGAAAACTGTACGATATCCTGGACCAAGTTCAGTAAG gagaacCTCCCTGATACAAACTTCACCCTGTGGGTGTGGCTGGATGGCATTCTAAACCTGGTTAAACTCTACCTGTCAGACCTGTGGAGTGATGG gtCTATAATGGGTTTTGTCAGCAAGGGGAAGGAAAGACTTTTATTAAAGAAGAAGCAGAACGGCACTTTCCTGTTGCGTTTTAGCGAAAGCATCAAAGACGGAGGAATCACGTTCAGCTGGGTGCAGTACGCTAATGATG GGTCTTCGAGTGTGCAAACAGTGAAACCATTCACCAGTACTGACCTAAAGCAGATTGCTCTACCTGATATCCTCTGCAACTTTCGAATCATGGAAGCAGAAAATATTCCAGTTAACCCACTGTGTTACCTTTACCCGAACACTCCCAAAGACCAGGCTTTCGGCAAATACTACAGTGAAAAGACTGAAG AGGAGAATCCTTACCTGAAGTATCTCAAAACCAAACTGGTTTTTGTCACTAATGA GAATGGCTGTTCTGGCATCAGAGAGGGACCAGAGTCTGACCTGTGCACACAGGACAGAG ACCCTCCTTCCTCTTCTGATGCGGGTGATGATGATGTGTTGCTCAAAGGGTCCGAGAAGTCTCCAATGATCTCCAGCTCTACCACTGATGCTGATTTTCTTAACAGTATTTTGGACATCGATGGCGAGAGCTCTTTTCCAAATACATTTCCTGTAACCTCTCCCCACATTTCACCATCATGCCTCCAACAAAACTTTCCAGAGAGTGTCGAGGATGACCTTGGTGAAGCACCCTCTACAGACACTGATGTTAATAACACATTGCAAGAGATTTTAAATGACATAAACCTTAATTTACTTCATCCTTGGTCCTAG
- the LOC128015726 gene encoding signal transducer and activator of transcription 3.1 isoform X3: protein MEHSVRCLEEQQDEFDFKYQTHLMDFCTEEEKKKQLEGLQKMLNTLDNCRRNFLSDISAMLDAADVLRSAIIDEELVEWKRRQQKSCIGAPENTSLEHLEKWFTQIIECMFQLQMFLQKLDELVGKMTYENDPIPVRKPPLKSRLETLLTQLIKSSFVVENQPSMPQGRGLLLLRTNVQFSVKVRLLYKVPELNHVMKVSVSVNNATSQLKGFRKFNVLGTLSKALNMAESMNGGMVADFRHLSLKDQKVGGGGKGINDLSLSVTEELHRITLQTQFDYQGLSVPLEISSLPVVVISNSSQQQSAWASVLWFNMLCPDPENVKFFESSPAATWPQFGEMLNWQFLSCGKRGLDNDQLETLAIKLFGKQQSYENCTISWTKFSKENLPDTNFTLWVWLDGILNLVKLYLSDLWSDGSIMGFVSKGKERLLLKKKQNGTFLLRFSESIKDGGITFSWVQYANDGSSSVQTVKPFTSTDLKQIALPDILCNFRIMEAENIPVNPLCYLYPNTPKDQAFGKYYSEKTEEENPYLKYLKTKLVFVTNENGCSGIREGPESDLCTQDRDPPSSSDAGDDDVLLKGSEKSPMISSSTTDADFLNSILDIDGESSFPNTFPVTSPHISPSCLQQNFPESVEDDLGEAPSTDTDVNNTLQEILNDINLNLLHPWS from the exons ATGGAGCACAGCGTAAGGTGTCTGGAGGAGCAGCAGGATGAGTTTGATTTTAAATATCAGACGCACCTAATGGACT TTTGCActgaagaagagaagaaaaagcaaTTAGAAGGGCTTCAGAAGATGCTCAATACACTTGATAACTGCAGAAGG AACTTCCTGTCTGATATCTCGGCTATGTTGGACGCTGCTGATGTTCTACGCTCAGCAATCATAGATGAGGAACTGGTGGAGTGGAAGCGGAGACAACAGAAGTCCTGCATTGGTGCTCCTGAAAATACAAGTCTGGAACACTTAGAGAAATG GTTCACTCAAATTATAGAGTGCATGTTCCAGCTGCAGATGTTCTTACAGAAGCTTGATGAGCTGGTAGGGAAGATGACCTACGAAAATGACCCCATCCCGGTCCGAAAACCCCCTTTAAAGAGTAGATTGGAGACACTATTGACCCAACTAATAAAGAG ctCATTTGTTGTAGAGAATCAGCCATCCATGCCGCAAGGTCGAGGCCTCCTGTTGCTGCGCACAAATGTTCAGTTCTCAGTCAAAGTCAG ATTGTTATATAAAGTTCCTGAACTCAACCATGTTATGAAGGTGTCTGTTTCTGTTAACAA tgcaacTTCACAACTGAAAGG GTTTCGGAAATTTAATGTGCTGGGTACCTTGAGTAAAGCCCTTAACATGGCTGAGAGTATGAATGGGGGCATGGTTGCTGATTTCAGACATTTG AGTTTAAAAGACCAGAAAGTTGGTGGTGGAGGAAAAGGAATCAATGAT CTCTCATTGAGTGTTACTGAAGAGCTGCACAGAATAACTCTTCAGACCCAGTTTGATTATCAAGGCCTGTCTGTCCCTTTGGAG ATCTCTTCTCTTCCTGTTGTGGTGATTTCAAACTCCAGTCAGCAGCAGAGCGCTTGGGCGTCTGTTCTGTGGTTCAACATGCTCTGCCCAGATCCCGAG AACGTCAAGTTCTTTGAAAGCTCTCCTGCAGCCACTTGGCCACAGTTTGGGGAAATGCTAAATTGGCAGTTTCTCTCCTGTGGGAAACGTGGTCTAGACAATGACCAGTTGGAGACCCTTGCCATCAAGCTCTTTG GTAAACAACAAAGCTATGAAAACTGTACGATATCCTGGACCAAGTTCAGTAAG gagaacCTCCCTGATACAAACTTCACCCTGTGGGTGTGGCTGGATGGCATTCTAAACCTGGTTAAACTCTACCTGTCAGACCTGTGGAGTGATGG gtCTATAATGGGTTTTGTCAGCAAGGGGAAGGAAAGACTTTTATTAAAGAAGAAGCAGAACGGCACTTTCCTGTTGCGTTTTAGCGAAAGCATCAAAGACGGAGGAATCACGTTCAGCTGGGTGCAGTACGCTAATGATG GGTCTTCGAGTGTGCAAACAGTGAAACCATTCACCAGTACTGACCTAAAGCAGATTGCTCTACCTGATATCCTCTGCAACTTTCGAATCATGGAAGCAGAAAATATTCCAGTTAACCCACTGTGTTACCTTTACCCGAACACTCCCAAAGACCAGGCTTTCGGCAAATACTACAGTGAAAAGACTGAAG AGGAGAATCCTTACCTGAAGTATCTCAAAACCAAACTGGTTTTTGTCACTAATGA GAATGGCTGTTCTGGCATCAGAGAGGGACCAGAGTCTGACCTGTGCACACAGGACAGAG ACCCTCCTTCCTCTTCTGATGCGGGTGATGATGATGTGTTGCTCAAAGGGTCCGAGAAGTCTCCAATGATCTCCAGCTCTACCACTGATGCTGATTTTCTTAACAGTATTTTGGACATCGATGGCGAGAGCTCTTTTCCAAATACATTTCCTGTAACCTCTCCCCACATTTCACCATCATGCCTCCAACAAAACTTTCCAGAGAGTGTCGAGGATGACCTTGGTGAAGCACCCTCTACAGACACTGATGTTAATAACACATTGCAAGAGATTTTAAATGACATAAACCTTAATTTACTTCATCCTTGGTCCTAG
- the LOC128015726 gene encoding signal transducer and activator of transcription 1-alpha/beta isoform X2, translating to MTQWERLQQLDTVYSQRAFDLYNGDEFPMDVRHYLAHWIEGQDWERASRDSSQAAFLFQVLLENLDNQFSRFAHERESFLLQRNFRRYKQNFQKYQEEPYTLATIINWFLVKEKGILNDAELAQQVQMLQVQPAAMELESQRQVENRLKDLKTKVEVMEHSVRCLEEQQDEFDFKYQTHLMDFCTEEEKKKQLEGLQKMLNTLDNCRRNFLSDISAMLDAADVLRSAIIDEELVEWKRRQQKSCIGAPENTSLEHLEKWFTQIIECMFQLQMFLQKLDELVGKMTYENDPIPVRKPPLKSRLETLLTQLIKSSFVVENQPSMPQGRGLLLLRTNVQFSVKVRLLYKVPELNHVMKVSVSVNNATSQLKGFRKFNVLGTLSKALNMAESMNGGMVADFRHLSLKDQKVGGGGKGINDLSLSVTEELHRITLQTQFDYQGLSVPLEISSLPVVVISNSSQQQSAWASVLWFNMLCPDPENVKFFESSPAATWPQFGEMLNWQFLSCGKRGLDNDQLETLAIKLFGKQQSYENCTISWTKFSKENLPDTNFTLWVWLDGILNLVKLYLSDLWSDGSIMGFVSKGKERLLLKKKQNGTFLLRFSESIKDGGITFSWVQYANDGSSSVQTVKPFTSTDLKQIALPDILCNFRIMEAENIPVNPLCYLYPNTPKDQAFGKYYSEKTEEENPYLKYLKTKLVFVTNEPSFLF from the exons ATGACACAGTGGGAGCGATTGCAGCAGCTGGATACAGTGTATTCACAGAGGGCTTTTGATCTGTACAATGGAGATGAATTCCCAATGGATGTGAGACATTACTTGGCACACTGGATCGAGGGCCAGGACTG GGAACGTGCTTCTCGGGACTCTTCCCAAGCTGCATTCCTGTTTCAGGTGCTTTTAGAGAATCTGGACAACCAGTTCAGTCGTtttgcgcacgagagagagagttTTCTACTGCAGCGTAATTTCAGACGCTACAAACAAAACTTTCAG AAATACCAAGAGGAACCCTATACTCTTGCTACTATTATCAACTGGTTCCTGGTGAAGGAGAAAGGGATCTTGAATGATGCAGAGCTTGCACAGCAA GTGCAGATGTTGCAGGTTCAGCCAGCTGCAATGGAGTTGGAGAGCCAGAGACAAGTAGAAAATAGGTTAAAAGACCTTAAGACCAAAGTagag GTGATGGAGCACAGCGTAAGGTGTCTGGAGGAGCAGCAGGATGAGTTTGATTTTAAATATCAGACGCACCTAATGGACT TTTGCActgaagaagagaagaaaaagcaaTTAGAAGGGCTTCAGAAGATGCTCAATACACTTGATAACTGCAGAAGG AACTTCCTGTCTGATATCTCGGCTATGTTGGACGCTGCTGATGTTCTACGCTCAGCAATCATAGATGAGGAACTGGTGGAGTGGAAGCGGAGACAACAGAAGTCCTGCATTGGTGCTCCTGAAAATACAAGTCTGGAACACTTAGAGAAATG GTTCACTCAAATTATAGAGTGCATGTTCCAGCTGCAGATGTTCTTACAGAAGCTTGATGAGCTGGTAGGGAAGATGACCTACGAAAATGACCCCATCCCGGTCCGAAAACCCCCTTTAAAGAGTAGATTGGAGACACTATTGACCCAACTAATAAAGAG ctCATTTGTTGTAGAGAATCAGCCATCCATGCCGCAAGGTCGAGGCCTCCTGTTGCTGCGCACAAATGTTCAGTTCTCAGTCAAAGTCAG ATTGTTATATAAAGTTCCTGAACTCAACCATGTTATGAAGGTGTCTGTTTCTGTTAACAA tgcaacTTCACAACTGAAAGG GTTTCGGAAATTTAATGTGCTGGGTACCTTGAGTAAAGCCCTTAACATGGCTGAGAGTATGAATGGGGGCATGGTTGCTGATTTCAGACATTTG AGTTTAAAAGACCAGAAAGTTGGTGGTGGAGGAAAAGGAATCAATGAT CTCTCATTGAGTGTTACTGAAGAGCTGCACAGAATAACTCTTCAGACCCAGTTTGATTATCAAGGCCTGTCTGTCCCTTTGGAG ATCTCTTCTCTTCCTGTTGTGGTGATTTCAAACTCCAGTCAGCAGCAGAGCGCTTGGGCGTCTGTTCTGTGGTTCAACATGCTCTGCCCAGATCCCGAG AACGTCAAGTTCTTTGAAAGCTCTCCTGCAGCCACTTGGCCACAGTTTGGGGAAATGCTAAATTGGCAGTTTCTCTCCTGTGGGAAACGTGGTCTAGACAATGACCAGTTGGAGACCCTTGCCATCAAGCTCTTTG GTAAACAACAAAGCTATGAAAACTGTACGATATCCTGGACCAAGTTCAGTAAG gagaacCTCCCTGATACAAACTTCACCCTGTGGGTGTGGCTGGATGGCATTCTAAACCTGGTTAAACTCTACCTGTCAGACCTGTGGAGTGATGG gtCTATAATGGGTTTTGTCAGCAAGGGGAAGGAAAGACTTTTATTAAAGAAGAAGCAGAACGGCACTTTCCTGTTGCGTTTTAGCGAAAGCATCAAAGACGGAGGAATCACGTTCAGCTGGGTGCAGTACGCTAATGATG GGTCTTCGAGTGTGCAAACAGTGAAACCATTCACCAGTACTGACCTAAAGCAGATTGCTCTACCTGATATCCTCTGCAACTTTCGAATCATGGAAGCAGAAAATATTCCAGTTAACCCACTGTGTTACCTTTACCCGAACACTCCCAAAGACCAGGCTTTCGGCAAATACTACAGTGAAAAGACTGAAG AGGAGAATCCTTACCTGAAGTATCTCAAAACCAAACTGGTTTTTGTCACTAATGA ACCCTCCTTCCTCTTCTGA
- the apof gene encoding LOW QUALITY PROTEIN: uncharacterized protein apof (The sequence of the model RefSeq protein was modified relative to this genomic sequence to represent the inferred CDS: inserted 2 bases in 1 codon; deleted 1 base in 1 codon; substituted 1 base at 1 genomic stop codon) has protein sequence MDSKLLHLMLNSESQRHLQAVIFNIHQLAEVGEKDESKVRNRGQCNGWVRVKGTRFLGQAAEQSKQLCLEEAQQACGSLGFQCAGVTXRMVIRVISRPGSRIVPSSNSESWIQTCKVRSVRWHKYEDPQHECVVKKEEQVYTVVEWILAVSTLYNLGTAVYYASVSCYDTAKERAIFSTVDLGTDAVMAVTGGTAGVAGXALGAGVKTGVKAGIKYLLNSMKEEADLVMNQNSWEDRTIAVQ, from the exons ATGGATTCAAAACTCCTTCATCTCATGCTGAACTCTGAGTCACAGCGCCATTTACAGGCTGTTATATTTAACATTCATCAGCTAGCTGAGGTGGGTGAGAAAGATGAGAGTAAAGTTAGGAATAGGGGGCAATGCAATGGCTGGGTGAGGGTGAAAGGTACTCGGTTTCTCGGGCAGGCTGCAGAACAGAGCAAGCAATTGTGTCTTGAGGAAGCACAGCAGGCTTGTGGAAGCTTGGGATTCCAGTGTGCAGGTGTGAC CAGGATGGTGATTCGTGTTATCTCGAGGCCTGGAAGCCGCATAGTGCCTTCATCTAACTCTGAGAGCTGGATTCAAACTTGCAAGGTGAGATCTGTACGTTGGCACAAATATGAAGACCCTCAGCATGAATGTGTAGTTAAAAAAGAGGAGCAAGTGTATACAGTAGTGGAGTGGATTCTGGCAGTCTCCACACTGTATAATCTGGGAACAGCCGTTTACTATGCTTCGGTTAGCTGCTATGACACTGCAAAAGAGAGAGCCATCTTCAGCACTGTGGATCTGGGCACAGACGCAGTCATGGCTGTAACGGGTGGAACCGCAGGAGTTGCCGGTTAAGCGTTGGGGGCTGGAGTT AAAACAGGTGTGAAGGCAGGGATTAAATATCTGCTGAACAGCATGAAAGAGGAAGCTGACCTTGTAATGAACCAGAACAGCTGGGAGGACAGAACTATCGCTGTCCAATAA